A genomic stretch from Apis cerana isolate GH-2021 linkage group LG7, AcerK_1.0, whole genome shotgun sequence includes:
- the LOC107995243 gene encoding octopamine receptor beta-2R isoform X4: MTTIVTSSESSEVVSSVDVTTLLNGISTEDGQLGNASYSNEEKLSVPVTIVKGCLLGSIIVTAVFGNLLVMVSVMRHRKLRIITNYFVVSLALADMLVAMFAMTFNASVQLTGKWLFGYFMCDVWNSLDVYFSTSSILHLMCISVDRYWAIVKPLKYPIIMTRRLAAYMLLACWILPAFISFMPIFMGWYTTPENSMHRQNHPELCEFKVNKIYVIFSSSISFWIPCTIMTLTYFAVFKEANRQEKQMHSRMGNVMLLSHRPSKDLNNLNGELNSAGSSKTLTLNEISTNHLHTPTKDKNIMKMKREHKAARTLGIIMGTFILCWLPFFLWYVITTLCGESCPCPNVVIALLFWIGYTNSALNPLIYAYFNRDFREAFKNTLQCAFCSLCRREPSDLEALDFRRPSLRYDLV, encoded by the exons ATGACGACGATCGTGACGAGCAGCGAATCGAGCGAGGTGGTGTCCTCGGTGGACGTGACGACCCTGCTGAACGGCATCTCGACCGAGGACGGCCAACTGGGGAACGCGAGCTACTCGAACGAGGAAAAGTTGTCGGTGCCTGTGACGATCGTGAAAGGTTGCCTGTTGGGCTCCATCATAGTGACCGCGGTGTTCGGTAATCTGTTGGTGATGGTGTCGGTGATGCGGCACAGGAAGCTGCGGATCATCACCAATTATTTCGTGGTCTCTTTAGCGTTGGCCGACATGTTGGTTGCGATGTTCGCGATGACGTTCAACGCGAGCGTGCAATTGACCGGGAAATGGCTGTTCGGTTATTTCATGTGCGACGTGTGGAACTCCCTGGACGTGTACTTCAGCACCAGCTCCATCCTCCATCTGATGTGCATCTCGGTGGATCGTTACTGGGCGATCGTGAAACCGCTCAAATATCCCATTATCATGACCAGGAGGCTGGCCGCCTATATGCTGCTCGCCTGTTGGATATTGCCCGCGTTCATCTCGTTCATGCCCATTTTCATGGGATGGTACACCACGCCTGAGAACAGTATGCACAGGCAGAACCATCCCGAGTTATGCGAGTTTAAGGTGAACAAGATTTACGTGATATTCTCGTCGAGCATCTCGTTCTGGATACCGTGCACCATCATGACGCTCACGTATTTCGCCGTGTTTAAAGAGGCGAACAGGCAGGAGAAGCAAATGCACAGCAGGATGGGGAACGTGATGCTGTTGAGCCACAGGCCGAGCAaggatttgaataatttgaacgGGGAGCTGAACAGCGCGGGCTCCTCCAAGACGTTGACGTTGAACGAGATCAGTACCAATCACCTGCACACGCCTACCAAGGATAAGAATATCATGAAGATGAAGAGAGAGCACAAGGCTGCCAGGACGTTGGGCATCATCATGGGCACCTTCATACTCTGCTGGTTGCCCTTCTTCTTGTG GTACGTTATCACAACGTTGTGCGGAGAATCCTGTCCGTGTCCCAACGTCGTGATCGCCCTGCTTTTCTGGATCGGGTACACGAATTCGGCGCTGAACCCGTTGATCTACGCGTACTTCAACCGCGACTTCCGAGAAGCTTTCAAGAATACTCTGCAGTGCGCGTTCTGCTCGCTCTGCAGACGAGAGCCGTCCGATCTCGAGGCGCTCGATTTCCGTCGGCCGTCCCTAAGGTACGATCTGGTCTGA
- the LOC107995243 gene encoding octopamine receptor beta-2R isoform X2 — MTTIVTSSESSEVVSSVDVTTLLNGISTEDGQLGNASYSNEEKLSVPVTIVKGCLLGSIIVTAVFGNLLVMVSVMRHRKLRIITNYFVVSLALADMLVAMFAMTFNASVQLTGKWLFGYFMCDVWNSLDVYFSTSSILHLMCISVDRYWAIVKPLKYPIIMTRRLAAYMLLACWILPAFISFMPIFMGWYTTPENSMHRQNHPELCEFKVNKIYVIFSSSISFWIPCTIMTLTYFAVFKEANRQEKQMHSRMGNVMLLSHRPSKDLNNLNGELNSAGSSKTLTLNEISTNHLHTPTKDKNIMKMKREHKAARTLGIIMGTFILCWLPFFLWYVITTLCGESCPCPNVVIALLFWIGYTNSALNPLIYAYFNRDFREAFKNTLQCAFCSLCRREPSDLEALDFRRPSLSFQMGQSMLQENKVNNREPFNPIANFR, encoded by the exons ATGACGACGATCGTGACGAGCAGCGAATCGAGCGAGGTGGTGTCCTCGGTGGACGTGACGACCCTGCTGAACGGCATCTCGACCGAGGACGGCCAACTGGGGAACGCGAGCTACTCGAACGAGGAAAAGTTGTCGGTGCCTGTGACGATCGTGAAAGGTTGCCTGTTGGGCTCCATCATAGTGACCGCGGTGTTCGGTAATCTGTTGGTGATGGTGTCGGTGATGCGGCACAGGAAGCTGCGGATCATCACCAATTATTTCGTGGTCTCTTTAGCGTTGGCCGACATGTTGGTTGCGATGTTCGCGATGACGTTCAACGCGAGCGTGCAATTGACCGGGAAATGGCTGTTCGGTTATTTCATGTGCGACGTGTGGAACTCCCTGGACGTGTACTTCAGCACCAGCTCCATCCTCCATCTGATGTGCATCTCGGTGGATCGTTACTGGGCGATCGTGAAACCGCTCAAATATCCCATTATCATGACCAGGAGGCTGGCCGCCTATATGCTGCTCGCCTGTTGGATATTGCCCGCGTTCATCTCGTTCATGCCCATTTTCATGGGATGGTACACCACGCCTGAGAACAGTATGCACAGGCAGAACCATCCCGAGTTATGCGAGTTTAAGGTGAACAAGATTTACGTGATATTCTCGTCGAGCATCTCGTTCTGGATACCGTGCACCATCATGACGCTCACGTATTTCGCCGTGTTTAAAGAGGCGAACAGGCAGGAGAAGCAAATGCACAGCAGGATGGGGAACGTGATGCTGTTGAGCCACAGGCCGAGCAaggatttgaataatttgaacgGGGAGCTGAACAGCGCGGGCTCCTCCAAGACGTTGACGTTGAACGAGATCAGTACCAATCACCTGCACACGCCTACCAAGGATAAGAATATCATGAAGATGAAGAGAGAGCACAAGGCTGCCAGGACGTTGGGCATCATCATGGGCACCTTCATACTCTGCTGGTTGCCCTTCTTCTTGTG GTACGTTATCACAACGTTGTGCGGAGAATCCTGTCCGTGTCCCAACGTCGTGATCGCCCTGCTTTTCTGGATCGGGTACACGAATTCGGCGCTGAACCCGTTGATCTACGCGTACTTCAACCGCGACTTCCGAGAAGCTTTCAAGAATACTCTGCAGTGCGCGTTCTGCTCGCTCTGCAGACGAGAGCCGTCCGATCTCGAGGCGCTCGATTTCCGTCGGCCGTCCCTAAG
- the LOC107995243 gene encoding octopamine receptor beta-2R isoform X3 — protein sequence MTTIVTSSESSEVVSSVDVTTLLNGISTEDGQLGNASYSNEEKLSVPVTIVKGCLLGSIIVTAVFGNLLVMVSVMRHRKLRIITNYFVVSLALADMLVAMFAMTFNASVQLTGKWLFGYFMCDVWNSLDVYFSTSSILHLMCISVDRYWAIVKPLKYPIIMTRRLAAYMLLACWILPAFISFMPIFMGWYTTPENSMHRQNHPELCEFKVNKIYVIFSSSISFWIPCTIMTLTYFAVFKEANRQEKQMHSRMGNVMLLSHRPSKDLNNLNGELNSAGSSKTLTLNEISTNHLHTPTKDKNIMKMKREHKAARTLGIIMGTFILCWLPFFLWYVITTLCGESCPCPNVVIALLFWIGYTNSALNPLIYAYFNRDFREAFKNTLQCAFCSLCRREPSDLEALDFRRPSLRLADAATLRE from the exons ATGACGACGATCGTGACGAGCAGCGAATCGAGCGAGGTGGTGTCCTCGGTGGACGTGACGACCCTGCTGAACGGCATCTCGACCGAGGACGGCCAACTGGGGAACGCGAGCTACTCGAACGAGGAAAAGTTGTCGGTGCCTGTGACGATCGTGAAAGGTTGCCTGTTGGGCTCCATCATAGTGACCGCGGTGTTCGGTAATCTGTTGGTGATGGTGTCGGTGATGCGGCACAGGAAGCTGCGGATCATCACCAATTATTTCGTGGTCTCTTTAGCGTTGGCCGACATGTTGGTTGCGATGTTCGCGATGACGTTCAACGCGAGCGTGCAATTGACCGGGAAATGGCTGTTCGGTTATTTCATGTGCGACGTGTGGAACTCCCTGGACGTGTACTTCAGCACCAGCTCCATCCTCCATCTGATGTGCATCTCGGTGGATCGTTACTGGGCGATCGTGAAACCGCTCAAATATCCCATTATCATGACCAGGAGGCTGGCCGCCTATATGCTGCTCGCCTGTTGGATATTGCCCGCGTTCATCTCGTTCATGCCCATTTTCATGGGATGGTACACCACGCCTGAGAACAGTATGCACAGGCAGAACCATCCCGAGTTATGCGAGTTTAAGGTGAACAAGATTTACGTGATATTCTCGTCGAGCATCTCGTTCTGGATACCGTGCACCATCATGACGCTCACGTATTTCGCCGTGTTTAAAGAGGCGAACAGGCAGGAGAAGCAAATGCACAGCAGGATGGGGAACGTGATGCTGTTGAGCCACAGGCCGAGCAaggatttgaataatttgaacgGGGAGCTGAACAGCGCGGGCTCCTCCAAGACGTTGACGTTGAACGAGATCAGTACCAATCACCTGCACACGCCTACCAAGGATAAGAATATCATGAAGATGAAGAGAGAGCACAAGGCTGCCAGGACGTTGGGCATCATCATGGGCACCTTCATACTCTGCTGGTTGCCCTTCTTCTTGTG GTACGTTATCACAACGTTGTGCGGAGAATCCTGTCCGTGTCCCAACGTCGTGATCGCCCTGCTTTTCTGGATCGGGTACACGAATTCGGCGCTGAACCCGTTGATCTACGCGTACTTCAACCGCGACTTCCGAGAAGCTTTCAAGAATACTCTGCAGTGCGCGTTCTGCTCGCTCTGCAGACGAGAGCCGTCCGATCTCGAGGCGCTCGATTTCCGTCGGCCGTCCCTAAG
- the LOC107995243 gene encoding octopamine receptor beta-2R isoform X1 encodes MTTIVTSSESSEVVSSVDVTTLLNGISTEDGQLGNASYSNEEKLSVPVTIVKGCLLGSIIVTAVFGNLLVMVSVMRHRKLRIITNYFVVSLALADMLVAMFAMTFNASVQLTGKWLFGYFMCDVWNSLDVYFSTSSILHLMCISVDRYWAIVKPLKYPIIMTRRLAAYMLLACWILPAFISFMPIFMGWYTTPENSMHRQNHPELCEFKVNKIYVIFSSSISFWIPCTIMTLTYFAVFKEANRQEKQMHSRMGNVMLLSHRPSKDLNNLNGELNSAGSSKTLTLNEISTNHLHTPTKDKNIMKMKREHKAARTLGIIMGTFILCWLPFFLWYVITTLCGESCPCPNVVIALLFWIGYTNSALNPLIYAYFNRDFREAFKNTLQCAFCSLCRREPSDLEALDFRRPSLRYDDRTKSIYSETYIKHIDRRRSSEYGSSL; translated from the exons ATGACGACGATCGTGACGAGCAGCGAATCGAGCGAGGTGGTGTCCTCGGTGGACGTGACGACCCTGCTGAACGGCATCTCGACCGAGGACGGCCAACTGGGGAACGCGAGCTACTCGAACGAGGAAAAGTTGTCGGTGCCTGTGACGATCGTGAAAGGTTGCCTGTTGGGCTCCATCATAGTGACCGCGGTGTTCGGTAATCTGTTGGTGATGGTGTCGGTGATGCGGCACAGGAAGCTGCGGATCATCACCAATTATTTCGTGGTCTCTTTAGCGTTGGCCGACATGTTGGTTGCGATGTTCGCGATGACGTTCAACGCGAGCGTGCAATTGACCGGGAAATGGCTGTTCGGTTATTTCATGTGCGACGTGTGGAACTCCCTGGACGTGTACTTCAGCACCAGCTCCATCCTCCATCTGATGTGCATCTCGGTGGATCGTTACTGGGCGATCGTGAAACCGCTCAAATATCCCATTATCATGACCAGGAGGCTGGCCGCCTATATGCTGCTCGCCTGTTGGATATTGCCCGCGTTCATCTCGTTCATGCCCATTTTCATGGGATGGTACACCACGCCTGAGAACAGTATGCACAGGCAGAACCATCCCGAGTTATGCGAGTTTAAGGTGAACAAGATTTACGTGATATTCTCGTCGAGCATCTCGTTCTGGATACCGTGCACCATCATGACGCTCACGTATTTCGCCGTGTTTAAAGAGGCGAACAGGCAGGAGAAGCAAATGCACAGCAGGATGGGGAACGTGATGCTGTTGAGCCACAGGCCGAGCAaggatttgaataatttgaacgGGGAGCTGAACAGCGCGGGCTCCTCCAAGACGTTGACGTTGAACGAGATCAGTACCAATCACCTGCACACGCCTACCAAGGATAAGAATATCATGAAGATGAAGAGAGAGCACAAGGCTGCCAGGACGTTGGGCATCATCATGGGCACCTTCATACTCTGCTGGTTGCCCTTCTTCTTGTG GTACGTTATCACAACGTTGTGCGGAGAATCCTGTCCGTGTCCCAACGTCGTGATCGCCCTGCTTTTCTGGATCGGGTACACGAATTCGGCGCTGAACCCGTTGATCTACGCGTACTTCAACCGCGACTTCCGAGAAGCTTTCAAGAATACTCTGCAGTGCGCGTTCTGCTCGCTCTGCAGACGAGAGCCGTCCGATCTCGAGGCGCTCGATTTCCGTCGGCCGTCCCTAAG
- the LOC107995243 gene encoding octopamine receptor beta-2R isoform X5, whose translation MTTIVTSSESSEVVSSVDVTTLLNGISTEDGQLGNASYSNEEKLSVPVTIVKGCLLGSIIVTAVFGNLLVMVSVMRHRKLRIITNYFVVSLALADMLVAMFAMTFNASVQLTGKWLFGYFMCDVWNSLDVYFSTSSILHLMCISVDRYWAIVKPLKYPIIMTRRLAAYMLLACWILPAFISFMPIFMGWYTTPENSMHRQNHPELCEFKVNKIYVIFSSSISFWIPCTIMTLTYFAVFKEANRQEKQMHSRMGNVMLLSHRPSKDLNNLNGELNSAGSSKTLTLNEISTNHLHTPTKDKNIMKMKREHKAARTLGIIMGTFILCWLPFFLWYDDRTKSIYSETYIKHIDRRRSSEYGSSL comes from the coding sequence ATGACGACGATCGTGACGAGCAGCGAATCGAGCGAGGTGGTGTCCTCGGTGGACGTGACGACCCTGCTGAACGGCATCTCGACCGAGGACGGCCAACTGGGGAACGCGAGCTACTCGAACGAGGAAAAGTTGTCGGTGCCTGTGACGATCGTGAAAGGTTGCCTGTTGGGCTCCATCATAGTGACCGCGGTGTTCGGTAATCTGTTGGTGATGGTGTCGGTGATGCGGCACAGGAAGCTGCGGATCATCACCAATTATTTCGTGGTCTCTTTAGCGTTGGCCGACATGTTGGTTGCGATGTTCGCGATGACGTTCAACGCGAGCGTGCAATTGACCGGGAAATGGCTGTTCGGTTATTTCATGTGCGACGTGTGGAACTCCCTGGACGTGTACTTCAGCACCAGCTCCATCCTCCATCTGATGTGCATCTCGGTGGATCGTTACTGGGCGATCGTGAAACCGCTCAAATATCCCATTATCATGACCAGGAGGCTGGCCGCCTATATGCTGCTCGCCTGTTGGATATTGCCCGCGTTCATCTCGTTCATGCCCATTTTCATGGGATGGTACACCACGCCTGAGAACAGTATGCACAGGCAGAACCATCCCGAGTTATGCGAGTTTAAGGTGAACAAGATTTACGTGATATTCTCGTCGAGCATCTCGTTCTGGATACCGTGCACCATCATGACGCTCACGTATTTCGCCGTGTTTAAAGAGGCGAACAGGCAGGAGAAGCAAATGCACAGCAGGATGGGGAACGTGATGCTGTTGAGCCACAGGCCGAGCAaggatttgaataatttgaacgGGGAGCTGAACAGCGCGGGCTCCTCCAAGACGTTGACGTTGAACGAGATCAGTACCAATCACCTGCACACGCCTACCAAGGATAAGAATATCATGAAGATGAAGAGAGAGCACAAGGCTGCCAGGACGTTGGGCATCATCATGGGCACCTTCATACTCTGCTGGTTGCCCTTCTTCTTGTG